A region from the Nematostella vectensis chromosome 13, jaNemVect1.1, whole genome shotgun sequence genome encodes:
- the LOC5507414 gene encoding glycoprotein 3-alpha-L-fucosyltransferase A — MRFHARRVIRNTAVILTILGVFKFQWWIGNEYPNSKPNNVFPKELTIFKNIKPTETTELPSRTSTIPTIKIIKKAKALLERKQNILILVYNQNGGVTKWVGALRDKCDVDMATREQCPLWKIELTYNKSRFAESDLVIFHALGGNMPNTDELRRLSKNRPLLQRWVYHSMESPKVTPMVSPLNGFFNATWTYRSDSDFSAAYATYVPLSPTEMSYKKVTISKRDYSKGKTSLVAWVVSNCSARLRNEFVAELMKYIDVHVYGSCSSNYNQTRVCNRGKMSKCLKKYKFYLSFENALCKDYITEKYWDRLGKEQLFYVGGDGKGFLRYIPYCLERKGVIGIICAYSSVRRVLRYNSLA; from the coding sequence ATGCGATTCCACGCCAGAAGAGTTATCCGAAATACGGCGGTGATCTTGACAATTCTTGGagttttcaaatttcaatggtGGATAGGAAATGAATACCCGAATTCTAAACCAAACAATGTCTTCCCGAAAGAActtacaatttttaaaaatatcaaaccGACGGAAACAACGGAACTTCCATCAAGAACGTCGACAATaccaacaataaaaataataaagaaagcTAAAGCGCTtctagaaagaaaacaaaacattcttATATTGGTTTATAACCAAAATGGGGGAGTAACAAAATGGGTCGGCGCGCTGCGAGACAAGTGTGATGTCGATATGGCCACAAGAGAACAATGTCCGCTGTGGAAAATTGAACTAACTTACAATAAATCTAGATTTGCAGAAAGTGATCTGGTCATATTCCATGCATTAGGCGGGAATATGCCCAATACGGATGAACTACGAAGACTATCCAAGAATCGACCTCTCTTGCAGCGCTGGGTTTACCACTCGATGGAGAGTCCAAAAGTCACACCAATGGTTTCTCCGCTGAATGGTTTTTTCAATGCGACATGGACGTATAGATCTGACTCGGATTTCTCCGCTGCATACGCTACGTACGTGCCTCTAAGCCCAACAGAAATGTCATACAAAAAGGTGACAATATCCAAGAGGGATTACTCCAAAGGGAAGACCTCACTCGTCGCTTGGGTGGTCAGTAACTGCTCAGCGCGTTTGCGGAATGAGTTCGTCGCCGAGTTAATGAAATACATTGATGTGCACGTTTATGGCTCGTGCTCGTCCAACTATAACCAGACTCGAGTTTGCAACAGAGGGAAAATGAGTAAATGTCTGAAGAAGTACAAATTTTATCTGTCCTTCGAGAATGCGTTATGCAAAGATTACATCACAGAGAAGTACTGGGACCGATTAGGTAAGGAACAGTTGTTTTATgtgggtggtgatggtaaGGGCTTTTTACGTTATATTCCGTATTGTTTAGAAAGGAAGGGCGTGATTGGGATTATTTGCGCTTACTCGAGTGTTCGCCGGGTCTTACGTTACAATTCCCTAGCGTAA